The Branchiostoma floridae strain S238N-H82 chromosome 10, Bfl_VNyyK, whole genome shotgun sequence genome has a segment encoding these proteins:
- the LOC118423914 gene encoding lithostathine-1-alpha-like, with translation MAHQTSCGYVRCGSSDQYRCGLIYSPGYPTAFPSSVICLWTIDGPSGSYVSLVLLDVDLPGYLGGACTSRVLQIRDRFLTVGWNTIHGLCRGENEQRLFVSSSNDMQLAMLATRSGGDVGGTRGFMATFNISTFIASGQVQNLPDDAGFICPCGWHLFRRNCYQTFLHNVPVNWKESDAKCREVGANLTSVADRQEMEFLHLLLVTNVVVKRIADPKLYIGLYDIYRNRTFAWTDGTPVTFTDWSPVDIRTGFPQPDGADINFCVAIVMKNVWGTDQWYDVACDERDTRSFICKGKAERVTRSGNDV, from the exons ATGGCACATCAGACAAGCTGTGGGTATGTCCGATGTGGCAGCTCTGACCAATACCGCTGTGGCCTGATCTACTCTCCCGGATACCCGACTGCCTTTCCTTCTTCAGTCATCTGCTTGTGGACCATCGACGGTCCGAGCGGAAGCTACGTCAGCTTAGTGCTACTGGATGTAGATTTGCCCGGATATTTAGGAGGTGCCTGCACCAGCCGTGTGCTGCAGATCAGGGATAGGTTCCTGACGGTAGGCTGGAATACGATCCACGGGCTGTGTCGTGGTGAAAACGAGCAGAGGCTCTTTGTTTCCAGCTCCAATGACATGCAGTTGGCCATGCTGGCGACACGAAGTGGTGGTGATGTCGGCGGCACTCGTGGATTTATGGCAACGTTCAACATCAGTACGTTCATCGCCAGCGGTCAGGTACAAAACCTTCCGGATGATGCAG GGTTCATTTGCCCATGCGGCTGGCATTTGTTCCGTCGAAACTGCTACCAGACCTTCCTGCACAACGTACCAGTCAACTGGAAAGAGTCAGACGCTAAGTGCCGAGAGGTTGGTGCCAACTTGACCAGCGTCGCTGAccgacaggaaatggagttTCTGCACCTGCTTTTGGTCACCAACGTTGTTGTGAAGCGTATTGCTGATCCGAAACTTTATATAG GTCTGTACGACATCTATAGAAATCGAACTTTCGCCTGGACAGATGGTACCCCCGTGACATTCACGGACTG GTCGCCTGTGGATATCCGCACTGGGTTTCCACAACCAGATGGGGCTGACATCAACTTCTGcgttgccatagtgatgaaAAACGTTTGGGGTACTGACCAATGGTATGACGTGGCTTGTGACGAACGAGACACTAGATCCTTCATTTGTAAGGGGAAGGCTGAACGAGTGACCCGCTCAGGAAATGATGTATAG
- the LOC118424193 gene encoding sortilin-related receptor-like, protein MAGFNVWDNALVIQGEDSSGIYQDGCIPHDYVCDGIDDWFTQDETNCAQGLINDCPEWQWQCPGENTCLSHKKRCNTLLDCATGEDENHCDAFCESVGGWRCQCDQLTKCYFAENICNGFSTCFSPDGKGCDDDEQLCDEYCKSVGGFDCGENVCIERHLVCDGHPDCDFRIFSGAPADEQGCGSCIGFWTAMAMEMEYLGVSDYYNHTCSSGKCAGSYDLCDDVNTCGNWEDEQDCVSVTCPFVKCEATNKCLSDVLLCDGIPGCLDATDEEICELTECRDTSIGVDTFKEISSAQYCDGKADCRSGADESPKKCGMVVFETPSNSAARVEYYLDIAVHAKVVKLIPQSWLDMAVLDVGLLGCPIKEQRVKDMSCGKGWTMFEERCYQKFSSPLVWWAAERYCQALDGHLAAVNTLQENEFIRSSFGNGWIGLTLDAILIKNERQKIVNLTWSDGSPAGNAFREQNISYDVFQEYIWRLNDPFCAFLEDHGTFMLHHH, encoded by the exons ATGGCTGGCTTCAACGTATGGGACAACGCCCTGGTCATACAGGGAGAGGATTCATCAGGAATATATCAGGATGGCTGCATTCCGCATGACTACGTCTGCGATGGGATAGACGACTGGTTTACACAAGACGAGACCAACTGTGCTCAAg GACTCATCAATGACTGTCCAGAATGGCAGTGGCAGTGCCCTGGAGAGAATACCTGCTTGTCACATAAAAAACGCTGTAATACTCTACTAGACTGTGCGACAGGGGAGGATGAGAATCACTGTG ATGCGTTCTGTGAGTCCGTGGGTGGATGGAGATGCCAGTGTGACCAGCTGACCAAGTGCTACTTTGCCGAAAACATCTGCAATGGCTTCAGCACTTGTTTTTCACCGGACGGGAAAGGATGTGATGACGATGAGCAGCTTTGCG ATGAGTATTGCAAGTCGGTTGGTGGCTTCGATTGTGGTGAGAATGTCTGCATAGAGCGCCATCTAGTTTGCGATGGGCATCCCGACTGTGACTTTAGAATATTCTCGGGCGCACCAGCAGATGAACAGGGTTGTG GTAGTTGTATCGGGTTTTGGACAGCTATGGCGATGGAGATGGAGTATCTGGGAGTGTCAGACTACTACAATCATACCTGCAGCTCAGGAAAGTGCGCTGGAAGTTACGACTTGTGTGACGATGTCAACACATGCGGGAACTGGGAGGATGAACAAGATTGtg TGTCAGTGACTTGTCCCTTCGTAAAATGTGAAGCAACAAACAAGTGCCTGTCAGATGTTCTGTTATGTGATGGAATTCCTGGATGTTTGGATGCTACTGACGAAGAGATTTGTG AATTGACAGAATGCAGGGATACATCGATAGGTGTCGATACATTCAAAGAAATCAGCAGCGCTCAATACTGCGATGGTAAAGCCGACTGCAGATCGGGCGCAGACGAGAGCCCAAAGAAATGTG GAATGGTT GTATTCGAAACACCTTCGAACAGTGCGGCTAGAGTTGAGTACTACCTGGACATAGCAGTCCATGCCAAAGTGGTGAAACTAATACCACAGTCCTGGCTGGACATGGCTGTTCTGGACGTAGGACTATTGGGATGTCCTATCAAAG AGCAACGTGTTAAGGACATGTCCTGTGGCAAAGGCTGGACGATGTTTGAAGAACGTTGCTACCAGAAGTTTTCCTCGCCGCTTGTCTGGTGGGCTGCTGAGAGGTACTGCCAAGCTCTGGATGGTCATCTGGCTGCCGTCAACACACTACAGGAAAACGAGTTCATCCGCAGCAGCTTCGGAAACGGGTGGATAGGGCTGACGCTTGATGCCATTTTGATCAAGAACGAAAGACAG AAAATAGTCAATTTGACGTGGAGTGATGGAAGTCCTGCCGGAAACGCCTTCCGGGAACAGAACATCTCATACGATGTTTTCCAGGAATACATTTGGCGACTCAACGACCCTTTCTGTGCTTTCCTAGAAGACCACGGTACGTTCATGTTACATCACCACTAG
- the LOC118423912 gene encoding zinc finger protein 883-like codes for MAEGSNGSPTVPQSCGDGSPTRVLCVRDASTTDKPRARKSTSASQTESNTDAKPYMCGECGYRTAWESTLSRHMRTHTGEKPFKCDQCGYSAARRSNLNRHLAEHTGDKPYMCGECGYRAARKSNLSDHMRTHTGEKPYKCDQCDYSAAHKKSFDLHLAKHTGDKPYMCGECGYRTTLKSLLSRHMRTHTSVKPFKCGQCDYSAARKCSFDLHLAMHTGDTPYMCEECRYRTTKKSDLVNHMRTHTGEKPYKCDQCDYSAAHKSTLNQNLAKHTGDKPYMCGECGYRTAWKSALSDHMRTHTGYKPYKCDLCDYSAAHKSALNQHLAKHTGDKPYMCGECGYRTANKSHLSDHVRTHTGEKPYKCDQCDYSATQSSALYQHLAVHTGDKPYMCGECGYRTAKKCTLSRHMRTRTGDKPYKCDQCDYSTTVESTLDNHYKTHR; via the coding sequence ATGGCAGAGGGAagtaatgggtctcctactgtTCCACAGAGCTGTGGCGATGGGTCTCCGACTAGAGTTTTGTGTGTCAGGGATGCAAGCACAACCGACAAACCCAGAGCGAGAAAATCTACTTCGGCCAGTCAAACGGAATCAAACACCGATgcgaaaccctacatgtgtggggagtgtgggtacaggacagcatgggagtctaccttatcccgacacatgagaacacacacaggggaaaaaccattcaagtgtgaccagtgtggaTATTCTGCAGCGAGAAGATCCAATTTGAACCGACATTTAGCtgaacacactggtgacaagccctacatgtgtggagagtgtgggtacagggcagctcggaAGTCTAATTTATCCGatcatatgagaactcataccggtgaaaaaccctacaagtgtgaccagtgtgactattctgcagcacacaaaaaaagttttgacctacatctagccaaacacaccggtgataagccgtacatgtgtggggagtgtggttacAGGACAACTCTAAAGTCTctcttatcccgacatatgagaactcataccagtgtcaaacccttcaaatgtggccagtgtgactactctgcTGCACGAAAATGCAGTTTTGACCTACATCTAGCCATGCACACTGGTGATacaccctacatgtgtgaggagtgtaggTACAGAACAACAAAGAAGTCTGACTTAGTGaatcatatgagaactcatactggtgaaaaaccctacaagtgtgatcagtgtgactattctgcagcacataaATCCACATTGAACCAaaatctagcaaaacacaccggtgataaaccctacatgtgtggggagtgtgggtacaggacagcttggaAGTCTGCCTTATCTgaccatatgagaactcataccggttacaaaccctacaagtgtgacctgtgtgactattctgcagcacataaGTCCGCAttgaaccaacatctagcaaagcacaccggtgataagccctacatgtgtggagagtgtgggtacagaacagctaATAAGTCTCATTTATCCGATCATGTGAGGacccataccggtgaaaaaccctacaagtgtgaccaatgtgactattctgctacacagTCGTCCGCCTTGTACCAACATCTAGCCGtgcacactggtgataaaccctacatgtgtggggagtgtgggtacaggacagctaagaaatgtaccttatcccgacatatgagaactcgtaccggtgacaaaccttacaagtgtgaccaatgtgactattctactaCAGTGGAATCTACATTGGACAACCATTATAAAACGCATCGTTAA